The following are encoded in a window of Numida meleagris isolate 19003 breed g44 Domestic line chromosome 9, NumMel1.0, whole genome shotgun sequence genomic DNA:
- the TPM1 gene encoding tropomyosin alpha-1 chain isoform X12 yields the protein MAAMSSLEAVRRKIRSLQEQADAAEERAGRLQREVDQERALREEAESEVASLNRRIQLVEEELDRAQERLATALQKLEEAEKAADESERGMKVIENRAQKDEEKMEIQEIQLKEAKHIAEEADRKYEEVARKLVIIEGDLERAEERAELSESKCAELEEELKTVTNNLKSLEAQAEKYSQKEDKYEEEIKVLTDKLKEAETRAEFAERSVTKLEKSIDDLEDQLYQQLEQNSRLTNELKLALNED from the exons ATGGCGGCGATGAGCTCGCTGGAGGCCGTGCGGAGGAAGATccgcagcctgcaggagcaggcgGACGCCGCGGAGGAGCGGGCGGGCAGGCTGCAGCGGGAGGTGGACCAGGAGCGGGCCCTGCGGGAGGAG GCTGAGAGCGAAGTAGCTTCTCTGAACAGACGCATCCAGCTGGTTGAGGAAGAGTTGGATCGGGCTCAGGAGCGCTTGGCTACTGCCCTGCAGAAGCTGGAAGAGGCTGAGAAGGCTGCAGATGAGAGTGAAAG AGGAATGAAGGTCATTGAGAATAGAGCCCAGAAGGatgaggagaaaatggaaatccaAGAGATCCAGCTTAAAGAAGCTAAGCACATTGCTGAGGAGGCTGACCGCAAGTATGAAGAG GTGGCTCGTAAGCTTGTGATCATTGAGGGTGACCTGGAGCGGGCTGAGGAACGTGCTGAACTATCAGAAAG CAAATGTGCTGAGCTTGAAGAGGAGTTGAAAACTGTGACCAACAACCTGAAGTCGCTGGAGGCTCAGGCTGAGAAG TACTCgcagaaagaagacaaatatGAAGAGGAGATTAAAGTTCTAACTGACAAACTGAAGGAG GCTGAGACCCGTGCTGAATTTGCTGAGAGGTCGGTAACCAAGCTGGAGAAGAGCATTGATGATCTAGAAG
- the TPM1 gene encoding tropomyosin alpha-1 chain isoform X13 — protein sequence MAAMSSLEAVRRKIRSLQEQADAAEERAGRLQREVDQERALREEAESEVASLNRRIQLVEEELDRAQERLATALQKLEEAEKAADESERGMKVIENRAQKDEEKMEIQEIQLKEAKHIAEEADRKYEEVARKLVIIEGDLERAEERAELSESQVRQLEEQLRIMDQTLKALMAAEDKYSQKEDKYEEEIKVLTDKLKEAETRAEFAERSVTKLEKSIDDLEDQLYQQLEQNSRLTNELKLALNED from the exons ATGGCGGCGATGAGCTCGCTGGAGGCCGTGCGGAGGAAGATccgcagcctgcaggagcaggcgGACGCCGCGGAGGAGCGGGCGGGCAGGCTGCAGCGGGAGGTGGACCAGGAGCGGGCCCTGCGGGAGGAG GCTGAGAGCGAAGTAGCTTCTCTGAACAGACGCATCCAGCTGGTTGAGGAAGAGTTGGATCGGGCTCAGGAGCGCTTGGCTACTGCCCTGCAGAAGCTGGAAGAGGCTGAGAAGGCTGCAGATGAGAGTGAAAG AGGAATGAAGGTCATTGAGAATAGAGCCCAGAAGGatgaggagaaaatggaaatccaAGAGATCCAGCTTAAAGAAGCTAAGCACATTGCTGAGGAGGCTGACCGCAAGTATGAAGAG GTGGCTCGTAAGCTTGTGATCATTGAGGGTGACCTGGAGCGGGCTGAGGAACGTGCTGAACTATCAGAAAG CCAAGTCCGACAGCTGGAAGAACAGTTAAGAATAATGGATCAAACCTTGAAAGCATTAATGGCTGCAGAGGATAAG TACTCgcagaaagaagacaaatatGAAGAGGAGATTAAAGTTCTAACTGACAAACTGAAGGAG GCTGAGACCCGTGCTGAATTTGCTGAGAGGTCGGTAACCAAGCTGGAGAAGAGCATTGATGATCTAGAAG
- the TPM1 gene encoding tropomyosin alpha-1 chain isoform X7, with protein MDAIKKKMQMLKLDKENALDRAEQAEADKKAAEERSKQLEDELVALQKKLKGTEDELDKYSESLKDAQEKLELADKKATDAESEVASLNRRIQLVEEELDRAQERLATALQKLEEAEKAADESERGMKVIENRAQKDEEKMEIQEIQLKEAKHIAEEADRKYEEVARKLVIIEGDLERAEERAELSESKCAELEEELKTVTNNLKSLEAQAEKYSQKEDKYEEEIKVLTDKLKEAETRAEFAERSVTKLEKSIDDLEDELYAQKLKYKAISEELDHALNDMTSM; from the exons ATGGATGCCATCAAGAAAAAGATGCAGATGCTGAAACTGGACAAGGAGAATGCCTTGGACAGAGCCGAGCAAGCCGAAGCGGACAAGAAGGCAGCGGAGGAGAGGAGCAAGCAG CTGGAGGACGAGCTGGTGGCTCTGCAAAAGAAGCTGAAGGGCACTGAGGATGAGCTGGACAAATACTCCGAGTCCCTTAAAGATGCACAGGAAAAGTTGGAACTGGCTGACAAAAAGGCCACAGAT GCTGAGAGCGAAGTAGCTTCTCTGAACAGACGCATCCAGCTGGTTGAGGAAGAGTTGGATCGGGCTCAGGAGCGCTTGGCTACTGCCCTGCAGAAGCTGGAAGAGGCTGAGAAGGCTGCAGATGAGAGTGAAAG AGGAATGAAGGTCATTGAGAATAGAGCCCAGAAGGatgaggagaaaatggaaatccaAGAGATCCAGCTTAAAGAAGCTAAGCACATTGCTGAGGAGGCTGACCGCAAGTATGAAGAG GTGGCTCGTAAGCTTGTGATCATTGAGGGTGACCTGGAGCGGGCTGAGGAACGTGCTGAACTATCAGAAAG CAAATGTGCTGAGCTTGAAGAGGAGTTGAAAACTGTGACCAACAACCTGAAGTCGCTGGAGGCTCAGGCTGAGAAG TACTCgcagaaagaagacaaatatGAAGAGGAGATTAAAGTTCTAACTGACAAACTGAAGGAG GCTGAGACCCGTGCTGAATTTGCTGAGAGGTCGGTAACCAAGCTGGAGAAGAGCATTGATGATCTAGAAG
- the TPM1 gene encoding tropomyosin alpha-1 chain isoform X8 — MDAIKKKMQMLKLDKENALDRAEQAEADKKAAEERSKQLEDDIVQLEKQLRVTEDSRDQVLEELHKSEDSLLSAEENAAKAESEVASLNRRIQLVEEELDRAQERLATALQKLEEAEKAADESERGMKVIENRAQKDEEKMEIQEIQLKEAKHIAEEADRKYEEVARKLVIIEGDLERAEERAELSESKCAELEEELKTVTNNLKSLEAQAEKYSQKEDKYEEEIKVLTDKLKEAETRAEFAERSVTKLEKSIDDLEDELYAQKLKYKAISEELDHALNDMTSM; from the exons ATGGATGCCATCAAGAAAAAGATGCAGATGCTGAAACTGGACAAGGAGAATGCCTTGGACAGAGCCGAGCAAGCCGAAGCGGACAAGAAGGCAGCGGAGGAGAGGAGCAAGCAG TTAGAGGATGACATTGTGCAATTGGAAAAGCAATTGCGCGTGACGGAGGATTCGAGGGACCAagtgctggaagagctgcacAAGTCTGAGGACAGCCTCCTCTCCGCAGAGGAGAATGCTGCCAAG GCTGAGAGCGAAGTAGCTTCTCTGAACAGACGCATCCAGCTGGTTGAGGAAGAGTTGGATCGGGCTCAGGAGCGCTTGGCTACTGCCCTGCAGAAGCTGGAAGAGGCTGAGAAGGCTGCAGATGAGAGTGAAAG AGGAATGAAGGTCATTGAGAATAGAGCCCAGAAGGatgaggagaaaatggaaatccaAGAGATCCAGCTTAAAGAAGCTAAGCACATTGCTGAGGAGGCTGACCGCAAGTATGAAGAG GTGGCTCGTAAGCTTGTGATCATTGAGGGTGACCTGGAGCGGGCTGAGGAACGTGCTGAACTATCAGAAAG CAAATGTGCTGAGCTTGAAGAGGAGTTGAAAACTGTGACCAACAACCTGAAGTCGCTGGAGGCTCAGGCTGAGAAG TACTCgcagaaagaagacaaatatGAAGAGGAGATTAAAGTTCTAACTGACAAACTGAAGGAG GCTGAGACCCGTGCTGAATTTGCTGAGAGGTCGGTAACCAAGCTGGAGAAGAGCATTGATGATCTAGAAG
- the TPM1 gene encoding tropomyosin alpha-1 chain isoform X3 produces the protein MDAIKKKMQMLKLDKENALDRAEQAEADKKAAEERSKQLEDELVALQKKLKGTEDELDKYSESLKDAQEKLELADKKATDAESEVASLNRRIQLVEEELDRAQERLATALQKLEEAEKAADESERGMKVIENRAQKDEEKMEIQEIQLKEAKHIAEEADRKYEEVARKLVIIEGDLERAEERAELSESKCAELEEELKTVTNNLKSLEAQAEKYSQKEDKYEEEIKVLTDKLKEAETRAEFAERSVTKLEKSIDDLEEKVAHAKEENLNMHQMLDQTLLELNNM, from the exons ATGGATGCCATCAAGAAAAAGATGCAGATGCTGAAACTGGACAAGGAGAATGCCTTGGACAGAGCCGAGCAAGCCGAAGCGGACAAGAAGGCAGCGGAGGAGAGGAGCAAGCAG CTGGAGGACGAGCTGGTGGCTCTGCAAAAGAAGCTGAAGGGCACTGAGGATGAGCTGGACAAATACTCCGAGTCCCTTAAAGATGCACAGGAAAAGTTGGAACTGGCTGACAAAAAGGCCACAGAT GCTGAGAGCGAAGTAGCTTCTCTGAACAGACGCATCCAGCTGGTTGAGGAAGAGTTGGATCGGGCTCAGGAGCGCTTGGCTACTGCCCTGCAGAAGCTGGAAGAGGCTGAGAAGGCTGCAGATGAGAGTGAAAG AGGAATGAAGGTCATTGAGAATAGAGCCCAGAAGGatgaggagaaaatggaaatccaAGAGATCCAGCTTAAAGAAGCTAAGCACATTGCTGAGGAGGCTGACCGCAAGTATGAAGAG GTGGCTCGTAAGCTTGTGATCATTGAGGGTGACCTGGAGCGGGCTGAGGAACGTGCTGAACTATCAGAAAG CAAATGTGCTGAGCTTGAAGAGGAGTTGAAAACTGTGACCAACAACCTGAAGTCGCTGGAGGCTCAGGCTGAGAAG TACTCgcagaaagaagacaaatatGAAGAGGAGATTAAAGTTCTAACTGACAAACTGAAGGAG GCTGAGACCCGTGCTGAATTTGCTGAGAGGTCGGTAACCAAGCTGGAGAAGAGCATTGATGATCTAGAAG
- the TPM1 gene encoding tropomyosin alpha-1 chain isoform X4, with translation MDAIKKKMQMLKLDKENALDRAEQAEADKKAAEERSKQLEDDIVQLEKQLRVTEDSRDQVLEELHKSEDSLLSAEENAAKAESEVASLNRRIQLVEEELDRAQERLATALQKLEEAEKAADESERGMKVIENRAQKDEEKMEIQEIQLKEAKHIAEEADRKYEEVARKLVIIEGDLERAEERAELSESKCAELEEELKTVTNNLKSLEAQAEKYSQKEDKYEEEIKVLTDKLKEAETRAEFAERSVTKLEKSIDDLEEKVAHAKEENLNMHQMLDQTLLELNNM, from the exons ATGGATGCCATCAAGAAAAAGATGCAGATGCTGAAACTGGACAAGGAGAATGCCTTGGACAGAGCCGAGCAAGCCGAAGCGGACAAGAAGGCAGCGGAGGAGAGGAGCAAGCAG TTAGAGGATGACATTGTGCAATTGGAAAAGCAATTGCGCGTGACGGAGGATTCGAGGGACCAagtgctggaagagctgcacAAGTCTGAGGACAGCCTCCTCTCCGCAGAGGAGAATGCTGCCAAG GCTGAGAGCGAAGTAGCTTCTCTGAACAGACGCATCCAGCTGGTTGAGGAAGAGTTGGATCGGGCTCAGGAGCGCTTGGCTACTGCCCTGCAGAAGCTGGAAGAGGCTGAGAAGGCTGCAGATGAGAGTGAAAG AGGAATGAAGGTCATTGAGAATAGAGCCCAGAAGGatgaggagaaaatggaaatccaAGAGATCCAGCTTAAAGAAGCTAAGCACATTGCTGAGGAGGCTGACCGCAAGTATGAAGAG GTGGCTCGTAAGCTTGTGATCATTGAGGGTGACCTGGAGCGGGCTGAGGAACGTGCTGAACTATCAGAAAG CAAATGTGCTGAGCTTGAAGAGGAGTTGAAAACTGTGACCAACAACCTGAAGTCGCTGGAGGCTCAGGCTGAGAAG TACTCgcagaaagaagacaaatatGAAGAGGAGATTAAAGTTCTAACTGACAAACTGAAGGAG GCTGAGACCCGTGCTGAATTTGCTGAGAGGTCGGTAACCAAGCTGGAGAAGAGCATTGATGATCTAGAAG
- the TPM1 gene encoding tropomyosin alpha-1 chain isoform X1, with amino-acid sequence MDAIKKKMQMLKLDKENALDRAEQAEADKKAAEERSKQLEDELVALQKKLKGTEDELDKYSESLKDAQEKLELADKKATDAESEVASLNRRIQLVEEELDRAQERLATALQKLEEAEKAADESERGMKVIENRAQKDEEKMEIQEIQLKEAKHIAEEADRKYEEVARKLVIIEGDLERAEERAELSESQVRQLEEQLRIMDQTLKALMAAEDKYSQKEDKYEEEIKVLTDKLKEAETRAEFAERSVTKLEKSIDDLEEKVAHAKEENLNMHQMLDQTLLELNNM; translated from the exons ATGGATGCCATCAAGAAAAAGATGCAGATGCTGAAACTGGACAAGGAGAATGCCTTGGACAGAGCCGAGCAAGCCGAAGCGGACAAGAAGGCAGCGGAGGAGAGGAGCAAGCAG CTGGAGGACGAGCTGGTGGCTCTGCAAAAGAAGCTGAAGGGCACTGAGGATGAGCTGGACAAATACTCCGAGTCCCTTAAAGATGCACAGGAAAAGTTGGAACTGGCTGACAAAAAGGCCACAGAT GCTGAGAGCGAAGTAGCTTCTCTGAACAGACGCATCCAGCTGGTTGAGGAAGAGTTGGATCGGGCTCAGGAGCGCTTGGCTACTGCCCTGCAGAAGCTGGAAGAGGCTGAGAAGGCTGCAGATGAGAGTGAAAG AGGAATGAAGGTCATTGAGAATAGAGCCCAGAAGGatgaggagaaaatggaaatccaAGAGATCCAGCTTAAAGAAGCTAAGCACATTGCTGAGGAGGCTGACCGCAAGTATGAAGAG GTGGCTCGTAAGCTTGTGATCATTGAGGGTGACCTGGAGCGGGCTGAGGAACGTGCTGAACTATCAGAAAG CCAAGTCCGACAGCTGGAAGAACAGTTAAGAATAATGGATCAAACCTTGAAAGCATTAATGGCTGCAGAGGATAAG TACTCgcagaaagaagacaaatatGAAGAGGAGATTAAAGTTCTAACTGACAAACTGAAGGAG GCTGAGACCCGTGCTGAATTTGCTGAGAGGTCGGTAACCAAGCTGGAGAAGAGCATTGATGATCTAGAAG
- the TPM1 gene encoding tropomyosin alpha-1 chain isoform X2, which produces MDAIKKKMQMLKLDKENALDRAEQAEADKKAAEERSKQLEDDIVQLEKQLRVTEDSRDQVLEELHKSEDSLLSAEENAAKAESEVASLNRRIQLVEEELDRAQERLATALQKLEEAEKAADESERGMKVIENRAQKDEEKMEIQEIQLKEAKHIAEEADRKYEEVARKLVIIEGDLERAEERAELSESQVRQLEEQLRIMDQTLKALMAAEDKYSQKEDKYEEEIKVLTDKLKEAETRAEFAERSVTKLEKSIDDLEEKVAHAKEENLNMHQMLDQTLLELNNM; this is translated from the exons ATGGATGCCATCAAGAAAAAGATGCAGATGCTGAAACTGGACAAGGAGAATGCCTTGGACAGAGCCGAGCAAGCCGAAGCGGACAAGAAGGCAGCGGAGGAGAGGAGCAAGCAG TTAGAGGATGACATTGTGCAATTGGAAAAGCAATTGCGCGTGACGGAGGATTCGAGGGACCAagtgctggaagagctgcacAAGTCTGAGGACAGCCTCCTCTCCGCAGAGGAGAATGCTGCCAAG GCTGAGAGCGAAGTAGCTTCTCTGAACAGACGCATCCAGCTGGTTGAGGAAGAGTTGGATCGGGCTCAGGAGCGCTTGGCTACTGCCCTGCAGAAGCTGGAAGAGGCTGAGAAGGCTGCAGATGAGAGTGAAAG AGGAATGAAGGTCATTGAGAATAGAGCCCAGAAGGatgaggagaaaatggaaatccaAGAGATCCAGCTTAAAGAAGCTAAGCACATTGCTGAGGAGGCTGACCGCAAGTATGAAGAG GTGGCTCGTAAGCTTGTGATCATTGAGGGTGACCTGGAGCGGGCTGAGGAACGTGCTGAACTATCAGAAAG CCAAGTCCGACAGCTGGAAGAACAGTTAAGAATAATGGATCAAACCTTGAAAGCATTAATGGCTGCAGAGGATAAG TACTCgcagaaagaagacaaatatGAAGAGGAGATTAAAGTTCTAACTGACAAACTGAAGGAG GCTGAGACCCGTGCTGAATTTGCTGAGAGGTCGGTAACCAAGCTGGAGAAGAGCATTGATGATCTAGAAG
- the TPM1 gene encoding tropomyosin alpha-1 chain isoform X9: MDAIKKKMQMLKLDKENALDRAEQAEADKKAAEERSKQLEDELVALQKKLKGTEDELDKYSESLKDAQEKLELADKKATDAESEVASLNRRIQLVEEELDRAQERLATALQKLEEAEKAADESERGMKVIENRAQKDEEKMEIQEIQLKEAKHIAEEADRKYEEVARKLVIIEGDLERAEERAELSESQVRQLEEQLRIMDQTLKALMAAEDKYSQKEDKYEEEIKVLTDKLKEAETRAEFAERSVTKLEKSIDDLEDELYAQKLKYKAISEELDHALNDMTSM, from the exons ATGGATGCCATCAAGAAAAAGATGCAGATGCTGAAACTGGACAAGGAGAATGCCTTGGACAGAGCCGAGCAAGCCGAAGCGGACAAGAAGGCAGCGGAGGAGAGGAGCAAGCAG CTGGAGGACGAGCTGGTGGCTCTGCAAAAGAAGCTGAAGGGCACTGAGGATGAGCTGGACAAATACTCCGAGTCCCTTAAAGATGCACAGGAAAAGTTGGAACTGGCTGACAAAAAGGCCACAGAT GCTGAGAGCGAAGTAGCTTCTCTGAACAGACGCATCCAGCTGGTTGAGGAAGAGTTGGATCGGGCTCAGGAGCGCTTGGCTACTGCCCTGCAGAAGCTGGAAGAGGCTGAGAAGGCTGCAGATGAGAGTGAAAG AGGAATGAAGGTCATTGAGAATAGAGCCCAGAAGGatgaggagaaaatggaaatccaAGAGATCCAGCTTAAAGAAGCTAAGCACATTGCTGAGGAGGCTGACCGCAAGTATGAAGAG GTGGCTCGTAAGCTTGTGATCATTGAGGGTGACCTGGAGCGGGCTGAGGAACGTGCTGAACTATCAGAAAG CCAAGTCCGACAGCTGGAAGAACAGTTAAGAATAATGGATCAAACCTTGAAAGCATTAATGGCTGCAGAGGATAAG TACTCgcagaaagaagacaaatatGAAGAGGAGATTAAAGTTCTAACTGACAAACTGAAGGAG GCTGAGACCCGTGCTGAATTTGCTGAGAGGTCGGTAACCAAGCTGGAGAAGAGCATTGATGATCTAGAAG